A region of Solirubrobacterales bacterium DNA encodes the following proteins:
- a CDS encoding VOC family protein, which translates to MVQPIPEGYPRITPYLIVDGASAAIDFYTSVLGATERMRMGAPEDRVGHAELEIGDSVIMLADESPEMDARSPRTVGGTPVSLHVYVEDADGTFERAVAAGAKALQPVEDKFYGDRSGSFEDPFGHRWHVATHVEDVPPGEMEKRAAAAMSAGQA; encoded by the coding sequence ATGGTCCAGCCGATCCCCGAGGGATATCCCCGAATCACGCCGTACCTGATCGTCGACGGCGCAAGTGCGGCGATCGACTTCTACACCTCGGTCCTGGGCGCCACCGAGCGCATGCGCATGGGCGCGCCCGAAGACAGGGTCGGCCACGCTGAGCTCGAGATCGGTGACTCGGTGATCATGCTCGCCGACGAGTCCCCGGAGATGGACGCGCGCAGCCCGAGGACCGTGGGGGGCACCCCGGTGTCGCTCCATGTCTACGTCGAGGACGCAGATGGCACCTTCGAGCGTGCGGTAGCGGCTGGGGCAAAGGCGCTGCAGCCGGTTGAGGACAAATTCTATGGCGACCGCTCAGGTTCGTTCGAGGATCCATTCGGCCACCGCTGGCACGTGGCCACCCACGTCGAGGACGTGCCACCCGGCGAGATGGAGAAGCGCGCTGCAGCAGCGATGTCTGCCGGCCAGGCCTGA
- a CDS encoding calcium-binding protein: MATSAVAIFSGGPAAVGRSVPRCHGVRATQVGTSHPDLFHTGRGRDVVVGRGSNDVISTGRGKDIVCGGRGNDAVWGRGGSDKLSGGADDDLIYGGNGADRLFGEVGGDALFGGPDNDAIFGARGWDWLDGGTQRDRCTGGKPKRDFTHRHLRDYSTHGCEVSRTAYHPF; this comes from the coding sequence GTGGCCACATCGGCTGTCGCGATCTTCAGTGGCGGCCCGGCGGCGGTCGGTCGGTCGGTGCCCAGGTGCCACGGCGTTCGCGCCACACAGGTCGGAACCAGCCACCCAGACCTCTTCCACACCGGCCGAGGCCGGGACGTGGTGGTGGGCCGAGGTAGCAACGACGTCATCTCGACAGGCCGCGGCAAGGACATCGTGTGCGGCGGTCGTGGGAATGACGCGGTCTGGGGACGAGGCGGGTCCGACAAGCTCTCGGGCGGGGCCGATGATGACCTGATCTATGGCGGTAACGGTGCGGACCGCCTGTTTGGCGAGGTCGGCGGCGATGCCCTCTTCGGTGGGCCGGACAACGATGCGATCTTCGGCGCGCGCGGCTGGGACTGGCTCGACGGTGGCACGCAACGCGATCGCTGCACGGGCGGCAAGCCGAAGAGAGATTTCACCCACCGTCACCTCCGCGACTACTCGACCCATGGGTGCGAGGTGAGCCGAACCGCCTATCACCCCTTCTGA